A window of the Microbacterium sp. AZCO genome harbors these coding sequences:
- a CDS encoding 4-(cytidine 5'-diphospho)-2-C-methyl-D-erythritol kinase, with protein sequence MSHAHVGDRVHVRAPGKINLFFEVGDVQDDGYHDVASAYQAVSLYEDVWAEPSDGFSISVSGTVDVAGVPADDRNLALRAARLVAQRAGYEGGVHLEVVKHVPVAGGMGGGSADAAAALVACDLLWGTDLGGQELQRLAARLGADVPFALLGGTAIGTGRGDQLSPALAKGRFDWIILPSAGEGLSTPEVYRHLDRLRDDRATDIAPPVRSPAVDPAVLQALRAGDPVVLAERVRNDLQAAALSLRPSLRDALELGEQSGALAGIVSGSGPTLAFLTADPEAALELQVTLSSAGYTALHVHGPVPGARIL encoded by the coding sequence GTGAGTCACGCGCACGTCGGCGATCGGGTGCACGTCCGGGCCCCGGGGAAGATCAACCTCTTCTTCGAGGTCGGCGACGTGCAGGACGACGGCTACCACGACGTCGCCTCGGCCTATCAGGCGGTGTCGCTGTACGAGGACGTGTGGGCGGAGCCGTCCGACGGGTTCTCCATCTCGGTGAGCGGCACCGTCGACGTCGCGGGCGTGCCCGCCGACGACCGCAACCTCGCCCTGCGCGCCGCGCGGCTCGTCGCGCAGCGCGCGGGCTACGAGGGCGGGGTGCACCTCGAGGTCGTCAAGCACGTGCCGGTCGCCGGGGGGATGGGCGGGGGATCAGCGGATGCCGCGGCCGCCCTCGTCGCGTGCGATCTGCTGTGGGGCACCGACCTCGGCGGGCAGGAGCTGCAGCGACTGGCCGCACGCCTCGGCGCCGACGTGCCCTTCGCCCTGCTCGGCGGCACGGCGATCGGCACCGGGCGCGGCGACCAGCTGAGTCCCGCCCTCGCCAAGGGGCGCTTCGACTGGATCATCCTCCCGTCCGCGGGGGAGGGTCTGTCGACGCCCGAGGTGTACCGGCACCTCGACCGCCTCCGCGACGACCGCGCGACCGACATCGCCCCGCCCGTGCGCTCGCCCGCCGTCGACCCCGCCGTGCTGCAGGCGCTGCGCGCGGGCGATCCCGTCGTCCTCGCCGAGCGCGTGCGCAACGACCTGCAGGCGGCCGCGCTTTCGCTGCGCCCGTCGCTGCGCGACGCGCTCGAGCTGGGAGAGCAGTCCGGAGCGCTCGCCGGGATCGTATCGGGGTCGGGTCCGACCCTCGCCTTCCTCACCGCCGACCCCGAGGCGGCCCTGGAACTGCAGGTGACGCTGTCCTCCGCCGGCTACACCGCCCTGCACGTGCACGGGCCCGTGCCGGGTGCCCGCATCCTCTGA
- a CDS encoding GrpB family protein — translation MPSAADIVRFADAPAPPGQTPWVAGAEPLPDIVIAEPNAAWAEAFAVLEGRIRGALGPTAVSVTHVGSTSVAGLPAKPIIDIDLIVADPDDEDAYVPALEAAGFRLRVREPWWYGHRCFGATEPLCNLHVFPPDCPEAARHLIFRDWLRTHPEDRERYADAKRAAAAAANERGEHVMQYNARKQDVVREIYDRAFRGLGLLPEV, via the coding sequence GTGCCGAGCGCCGCCGACATCGTCCGCTTCGCGGACGCCCCAGCCCCTCCCGGACAGACGCCGTGGGTTGCGGGAGCCGAGCCCCTCCCCGACATCGTCATCGCCGAGCCCAACGCGGCGTGGGCGGAGGCGTTCGCGGTGCTCGAGGGCCGCATTCGGGGCGCCCTCGGGCCGACGGCCGTGTCCGTGACCCACGTCGGCTCGACATCGGTGGCCGGACTGCCCGCCAAGCCGATCATCGACATCGACCTGATCGTCGCCGACCCCGACGACGAGGACGCGTACGTCCCCGCTCTCGAGGCGGCGGGCTTCCGGCTCCGGGTCCGCGAGCCGTGGTGGTACGGGCATCGGTGCTTCGGGGCGACGGAGCCGCTCTGCAATCTCCACGTCTTCCCGCCCGACTGCCCCGAGGCGGCGCGGCACCTCATCTTCCGCGACTGGCTGCGCACGCATCCCGAGGATCGAGAGCGCTACGCCGACGCGAAGCGAGCGGCCGCTGCGGCCGCGAACGAGCGCGGCGAGCACGTCATGCAGTACAACGCGCGCAAGCAGGACGTCGTCCGGGAGATCTACGACCGTGCCTTCCGGGGTCTGGGGCTGCTTCCGGAGGTGTGA
- a CDS encoding sugar porter family MFS transporter, with protein MNTTGSIPADAFSLRSPYGRRAIGLSVAAAVGGFLFGFDSSVINGAVDSIQKDFGLNAVITGFVVAIALLGCAVGAIIAGNLSDRFGRLRVMFLGAIMFFASSLGAGFCFSVWDLAFWRVIGGLGIGIASVVAPAYIAEIAPRQIRGSLASLQQLAITLGIFAALLSDALLQNAAGGPDEPLWFGLEAWRWMFLVGVVPSAVYGILAFTLPESPRYLIAKGRYDEARTIFQRLVPAADLDQTMRDLQTAIETDRKNAGVSIRGPVLGLQRIVWVGIILSVFQQFVGINVIFYYSTSLWSSVGFDESNSFTISVVTSIVNVLVTLVAIFLVDRVGRKPILLTGSVMMTLALGTMAISFLFSTTDAQGAVTLPAPWGPIALVAANIFVIGFGASWGPLVWVLLGEIFPSRIRGKALGVAAGAQWIANFLITMSFPAMSEWSLPLTYGMYALFAALSFVYVAWRVPETKGMDIEQTETLFTRKDAKLPGTA; from the coding sequence ATGAACACAACGGGCTCGATTCCGGCGGACGCGTTCTCGCTCCGCAGCCCCTACGGTCGCCGAGCGATCGGACTCTCCGTCGCGGCCGCTGTCGGCGGATTCCTCTTCGGGTTCGACTCCTCCGTCATCAACGGAGCCGTCGACTCGATCCAGAAGGACTTCGGCCTCAATGCGGTCATCACGGGGTTCGTCGTCGCGATCGCGCTCCTCGGCTGCGCCGTCGGCGCGATCATCGCGGGCAACCTCTCCGACCGCTTCGGGCGTCTGCGCGTCATGTTCCTCGGCGCGATCATGTTCTTCGCGAGCTCGCTCGGGGCGGGCTTCTGCTTCTCGGTGTGGGACCTGGCGTTCTGGCGCGTCATCGGCGGTCTCGGCATCGGAATCGCGTCCGTGGTCGCCCCCGCCTACATCGCCGAGATCGCCCCGCGGCAGATCCGCGGCAGCCTCGCGTCGCTGCAGCAGCTCGCGATCACGCTCGGCATCTTCGCCGCACTCCTCAGCGACGCCCTGCTGCAGAACGCGGCGGGCGGTCCCGACGAGCCGCTGTGGTTCGGGCTCGAGGCGTGGCGGTGGATGTTCCTCGTCGGCGTCGTGCCGTCGGCCGTGTACGGCATCCTCGCCTTCACGCTTCCCGAGTCTCCGCGCTACCTCATCGCGAAGGGCCGTTACGACGAGGCCCGCACGATCTTCCAGCGGCTCGTGCCGGCCGCAGACCTCGACCAGACGATGCGCGACCTGCAGACGGCGATCGAGACCGACCGCAAGAATGCCGGCGTCTCGATCCGCGGACCGGTGCTGGGCCTTCAGCGCATCGTGTGGGTCGGCATCATCCTGTCGGTGTTCCAGCAGTTCGTCGGCATCAACGTGATCTTCTACTACTCGACGAGCCTGTGGAGCTCGGTGGGCTTCGACGAGTCGAACTCGTTCACCATCAGCGTGGTGACATCGATCGTCAACGTGCTCGTCACGCTCGTGGCGATCTTCCTCGTCGACCGCGTCGGGCGGAAGCCGATCCTCCTCACGGGCTCCGTCATGATGACCCTCGCACTCGGCACCATGGCGATCTCGTTCCTCTTCTCGACGACCGACGCGCAGGGCGCCGTGACGCTGCCCGCGCCGTGGGGACCCATCGCGCTCGTCGCGGCGAACATCTTCGTCATCGGCTTCGGCGCATCGTGGGGTCCGCTCGTGTGGGTGCTCCTCGGCGAGATCTTCCCGAGCCGCATCCGCGGTAAGGCGCTCGGCGTCGCCGCCGGTGCGCAGTGGATCGCGAACTTCCTCATCACCATGAGCTTCCCGGCGATGAGCGAGTGGTCGCTTCCTCTCACGTACGGCATGTATGCGCTCTTCGCGGCGCTCTCGTTCGTGTACGTCGCCTGGCGCGTGCCCGAGACGAAGGGCATGGACATCGAGCAGACCGAGACCCTGTTCACGCGCAAGGACGCCAAGCTCCCCGGCACGGCCTGA
- a CDS encoding GNAT family N-acetyltransferase: protein MTDLAARHHDGPLDDDARRVLGEQELELRLVANTDETAARHWNQAVARGFLDSELTEVQQSAWFERQTQRRLLGVYDTAAPDPDRPVATFASWVTELSVPGGRGIPAAAISTVTVAPTHRRRGVLRSMMTGELRRAHAAGVPVAVLTVSESTIYGRFGFAAAAMSGQLKIDVRRGRWSGPCPDGRIDFITRERFREIAPELHDRVRLDQPGEIEMPVGHWDRFAGTRPDAEKPERLRAVQYTDTEGALRGVALYAYEENDDDFARSKVQIHRLIAETPDAYAALWRFLLELDLVAELTASEQSVEEPVLWMISDRRAAHLWVGDHQWVRILDVPAALAARRYPASGRIALEVTDPLGIAAGRWLLDIDAAGEATVSADVPDDVPVVRLGVTELSAVYLGSVSLATLAAAGRVEADDGVAAAALLSWPVPARLSFWY, encoded by the coding sequence ATGACCGACCTCGCTGCGCGCCACCACGACGGACCGCTCGACGACGACGCGCGCCGCGTGCTGGGCGAGCAGGAGCTCGAGCTGCGTCTCGTCGCCAACACAGACGAGACGGCCGCACGGCACTGGAACCAGGCCGTGGCCCGCGGATTCCTCGACAGCGAGCTGACCGAGGTGCAGCAGAGCGCGTGGTTCGAGCGCCAGACGCAGCGGCGGCTCCTGGGCGTCTACGACACGGCGGCTCCCGACCCCGATCGGCCGGTTGCGACGTTCGCCTCGTGGGTCACCGAGCTCTCTGTCCCGGGCGGTCGAGGCATCCCGGCGGCCGCGATCAGCACCGTGACGGTCGCTCCCACGCATCGGCGCCGCGGCGTGCTGCGCTCGATGATGACGGGGGAGCTCCGCCGGGCGCACGCGGCTGGCGTACCCGTGGCCGTGCTGACGGTGAGCGAGTCGACGATCTACGGCCGCTTCGGCTTCGCCGCCGCCGCCATGAGCGGGCAGCTCAAGATCGACGTGCGTCGCGGGCGCTGGTCGGGACCCTGCCCCGACGGGCGCATCGACTTCATCACGCGCGAGCGCTTCCGCGAGATCGCGCCCGAGCTGCACGACCGGGTGCGCCTGGACCAGCCCGGCGAGATCGAGATGCCGGTCGGCCACTGGGACCGCTTCGCGGGCACGCGACCCGATGCCGAGAAGCCCGAGCGCCTCCGCGCCGTGCAGTACACCGACACCGAAGGCGCCCTCCGTGGGGTTGCGCTCTACGCGTACGAGGAGAACGACGACGACTTCGCCCGCTCGAAGGTGCAGATTCACCGCCTCATCGCCGAGACGCCCGACGCCTACGCCGCGCTGTGGCGGTTCCTCCTCGAGCTCGACCTCGTCGCCGAGCTGACCGCCTCGGAGCAGTCCGTCGAAGAGCCCGTGCTGTGGATGATCTCCGACCGCCGCGCGGCGCACCTGTGGGTCGGCGACCACCAGTGGGTGCGCATCCTCGACGTGCCCGCCGCGCTCGCCGCGCGCCGCTACCCGGCATCCGGCCGCATCGCACTCGAGGTGACCGACCCGCTCGGGATCGCGGCAGGCCGCTGGCTGCTCGACATCGACGCGGCCGGCGAGGCGACGGTCTCGGCCGACGTGCCCGACGACGTGCCCGTCGTGCGCCTCGGCGTCACCGAGCTCTCCGCCGTCTACCTCGGCTCGGTGTCGCTCGCGACGCTCGCCGCGGCAGGTCGCGTCGAGGCGGACGACGGCGTCGCAGCCGCAGCGCTGCTGTCGTGGCCCGTGCCGGCGCGCCTGAGCTTCTGGTATTGA
- a CDS encoding stealth family protein, whose translation MSALSALPVAQHPWTALLGRPDVVLDRGVLHVVHDDVTPQEARIADLLAVADALDEAGIEVALIRHDRSTPALVVDVSARDAAFDALRRLGRDEPFYVKRQRGRAVLAAEAELPGSEPSSWRVYRPRLTRSADLRYGSSTGARLEFWRFGDDLVEAPQANLLMRRVTAASDLSYETVAQHGRAWRTIAGMFDPQPEEFTADVDIVFSWVDGSSSEFQRQRAARMAGYVVGEGDDGPARYRHVDELRYALRSVHMYAPWVRRIFIATDSPAPAWLRDHPQVTIVRSEEFFADPSVLPTHNSHAVEAQLHRIPGLAEHFLYSNDDMFFGRPVEPELFFTPGGITKFVECEVRIGTGPAAPHRSGHDNALRVNRELLRSRFGRTIVRDLEHCATPLRRSVLAELEEQFADDFARTAASRFRSATDISVTNCLYHYYALMTGRAVVTHKPRTRYVQTTMAASLTRMETLAKRRDVDMFCLNDGGEKELPEELRVETLRATLERMFPVRAPWERPELTAAQEAARSAHPSARR comes from the coding sequence ATGTCGGCTCTGTCGGCGCTGCCGGTCGCGCAGCATCCCTGGACCGCTCTGCTCGGTCGGCCCGACGTCGTCCTCGATCGCGGCGTCCTGCACGTCGTGCACGACGACGTGACCCCTCAGGAGGCGCGGATCGCCGACCTCCTCGCCGTGGCCGACGCGCTCGACGAGGCGGGGATCGAGGTCGCGCTCATCCGGCACGACCGCTCGACGCCCGCCCTGGTCGTGGACGTCTCTGCTCGGGATGCCGCCTTCGACGCCCTCCGCCGGCTCGGGCGCGACGAGCCGTTCTACGTCAAGCGCCAGCGCGGGCGCGCGGTGCTCGCGGCCGAGGCCGAGCTGCCGGGATCCGAGCCGTCGTCGTGGCGCGTGTACCGCCCCCGGCTGACGCGTTCCGCCGACCTGCGGTACGGATCGTCGACGGGCGCCCGGCTCGAGTTCTGGCGGTTCGGCGACGACCTCGTCGAAGCTCCGCAGGCGAATCTGCTGATGCGGCGCGTGACGGCCGCATCCGATCTCTCGTACGAGACGGTGGCGCAGCACGGCCGCGCGTGGCGCACGATCGCGGGCATGTTCGACCCGCAGCCCGAGGAGTTCACCGCCGACGTCGACATCGTCTTCTCGTGGGTCGACGGCTCGTCGAGCGAGTTCCAGCGCCAGCGCGCGGCACGCATGGCGGGCTACGTCGTGGGCGAGGGCGACGACGGCCCGGCGCGCTACCGGCACGTCGACGAGCTGCGCTACGCGCTGCGCAGCGTGCACATGTACGCGCCGTGGGTGCGGCGCATCTTCATCGCGACCGACTCCCCCGCGCCCGCATGGCTGCGCGACCACCCGCAGGTGACGATCGTGCGCAGCGAGGAGTTCTTCGCCGACCCCTCGGTCCTCCCCACGCACAACTCGCACGCCGTCGAAGCGCAGCTGCACCGCATCCCGGGTCTCGCGGAGCACTTCCTCTACTCCAACGACGACATGTTCTTCGGGCGTCCGGTCGAGCCCGAGCTGTTCTTCACCCCCGGCGGAATCACGAAGTTCGTGGAGTGCGAGGTGCGCATCGGCACCGGACCGGCGGCCCCGCACCGCAGCGGCCACGACAACGCCCTGCGCGTCAACCGCGAGCTGCTGCGCTCACGCTTCGGCCGCACGATCGTGCGCGACCTCGAGCACTGTGCGACGCCGCTGCGCCGGAGCGTGCTCGCCGAGCTGGAGGAGCAGTTCGCGGACGACTTCGCCCGCACGGCGGCATCCCGATTCCGCTCCGCCACCGACATCTCGGTGACGAACTGCCTGTACCACTACTACGCCCTCATGACGGGGCGCGCGGTCGTGACGCACAAGCCCCGCACCCGCTACGTGCAGACGACGATGGCGGCGTCGCTCACGCGCATGGAGACGCTCGCGAAGCGCCGCGACGTCGACATGTTCTGCCTCAACGACGGCGGCGAGAAGGAGCTGCCTGAGGAGCTGCGCGTCGAGACGCTGCGCGCGACCCTCGAGCGGATGTTCCCGGTGCGTGCTCCGTGGGAGCGGCCCGAGCTCACCGCAGCACAGGAAGCGGCTCGGTCGGCGCATCCTTCCGCTCGCCGCTGA
- a CDS encoding aldo/keto reductase, which produces MTDASQYRSRGGDLHRPYAAADDRYDSLEYRRVGTSGLLLPPISLGLWWNFGDNIPFDRQREVLRHAFDKGITHFDLANNYGPPYGSAETNFGRMMREDFGRYRDELIISSKAGYDMWNGPYANGGPRKYLIASAEQSLTRMSVDYVDIFYSHRFDPDVPLEETIGALDTLVRQGKALYVGISSYSAERTAVAIAIARSLGTPLVIHQPSYSILNRWVQDGLTGVLAKEGLGAIAFTPLAQGLLTDKYLGDGTAERAQQRSSLGGQRLTEGALSALRSLDVIAKERGQTLAQMAIQWVLRDPVVTSALIGASSTTQLDENLAALRGPGFTTEELERIDALADSIDVDLWAQSATS; this is translated from the coding sequence GTGACCGACGCATCGCAGTATCGCTCTCGCGGTGGAGACCTCCACCGCCCGTACGCCGCCGCCGACGACCGCTACGACTCCCTCGAGTACCGCCGGGTCGGCACCTCCGGCCTGCTCCTGCCGCCGATCTCGCTCGGACTGTGGTGGAACTTCGGCGACAACATCCCCTTCGACCGTCAGCGCGAAGTGCTGCGCCACGCGTTCGACAAGGGCATCACGCACTTCGACCTCGCGAACAACTACGGCCCGCCCTACGGCTCGGCGGAGACGAACTTCGGCCGCATGATGCGCGAGGACTTCGGCCGCTACCGCGACGAGCTCATCATCTCGTCGAAGGCCGGCTACGACATGTGGAACGGCCCCTACGCCAACGGCGGGCCGCGCAAGTACCTCATCGCGAGCGCCGAGCAGTCGCTCACCCGGATGAGCGTCGACTACGTCGACATCTTCTACTCGCATCGCTTCGACCCCGACGTGCCGCTCGAGGAGACCATCGGCGCGCTCGACACCCTCGTGCGCCAGGGCAAGGCGCTCTACGTCGGCATCTCGTCCTACAGCGCCGAGCGCACCGCCGTCGCGATCGCCATCGCCCGCAGCCTCGGGACGCCCCTCGTCATCCACCAGCCGTCGTACTCGATCCTCAACCGCTGGGTGCAGGACGGCCTCACGGGCGTGCTCGCGAAGGAGGGGCTCGGTGCGATCGCGTTCACGCCGCTCGCACAGGGGCTGCTCACCGACAAGTACCTCGGCGACGGCACGGCCGAGCGCGCGCAGCAGCGCTCGTCGCTCGGCGGACAGCGCCTGACCGAGGGGGCGCTGTCGGCGCTGCGCAGCCTCGACGTCATCGCGAAGGAGCGGGGTCAGACGCTCGCGCAGATGGCGATCCAGTGGGTTCTGCGCGACCCCGTGGTGACCTCCGCGCTCATCGGGGCCTCGTCGACGACTCAGCTCGACGAGAACCTCGCGGCCCTCCGCGGACCGGGCTTCACGACCGAGGAGCTGGAGCGCATCGACGCTCTCGCCGACTCGATCGACGTCGACCTCTGGGCGCAGTCGGCGACCTCGTGA
- a CDS encoding phosphodiesterase: MRTAEHPAPERVLLHLSDTHLRAAGSRLFDLVDSTERLARALAAIEGTGIHPDALIFTGDLADWGEGEAYVAIRDLVEPFAARLGAPVLWVMGNHDDRAGFRAHLLGDRVTDPLVPVDRVDELDGLRVVTLDTSVPAHHHGELRDEQLAWLAGVLATPAPLGTILAMHHPPVPSVLPLAATVELRDQSRLAAVVRGTDVRAIIAGHLHYSTFATFAGIPVSVASATCYTQDLTVPTGGTRPQDGAQSFNLVHVYDETVVHSVVPVDAPLPLEHIDAAESLHRLALAGIAPAPRLAPSTPRLAAPAPRLGPLSGERKDAPTEPLPVLR, encoded by the coding sequence ATGCGGACCGCGGAACACCCGGCACCCGAACGGGTTCTGCTGCACCTGAGCGACACGCATCTGCGCGCCGCCGGCTCACGACTGTTCGACCTCGTCGACTCGACCGAGCGGCTCGCGCGCGCGCTCGCCGCGATCGAGGGGACCGGCATCCATCCCGATGCCCTCATCTTCACGGGCGATCTCGCGGATTGGGGCGAAGGGGAGGCGTACGTCGCCATCCGCGATCTCGTGGAGCCTTTCGCCGCGCGTCTCGGCGCGCCCGTGCTCTGGGTCATGGGCAATCACGACGACCGCGCGGGGTTCCGGGCGCACCTGCTCGGCGACCGCGTCACCGACCCGCTCGTGCCCGTCGACCGCGTCGACGAGCTCGACGGGCTGCGCGTCGTCACGCTCGACACGTCGGTGCCGGCGCACCACCACGGCGAGCTGCGCGACGAGCAGCTCGCGTGGCTCGCCGGCGTGCTCGCGACGCCGGCACCGCTCGGCACGATCCTCGCGATGCATCACCCGCCGGTGCCGAGCGTGCTCCCGCTCGCGGCGACCGTCGAGCTGCGCGACCAGTCCCGGCTCGCCGCGGTCGTCCGCGGCACCGACGTGCGGGCCATCATCGCGGGACACCTGCATTACTCCACGTTCGCGACATTCGCGGGGATTCCCGTCTCGGTCGCCTCGGCGACCTGCTACACGCAGGACCTCACGGTCCCGACCGGCGGCACCCGTCCGCAGGATGGCGCGCAGTCCTTCAACCTGGTGCACGTCTACGACGAGACGGTCGTCCACTCCGTCGTGCCCGTCGATGCACCGCTCCCGCTCGAGCACATCGACGCGGCGGAGTCGCTCCATCGCCTCGCACTCGCCGGAATCGCGCCCGCGCCGCGGCTCGCGCCATCAACGCCGCGGCTCGCGGCACCCGCGCCGCGCCTCGGACCCCTCAGCGGCGAGCGGAAGGATGCGCCGACCGAGCCGCTTCCTGTGCTGCGGTGA
- a CDS encoding DUF6596 domain-containing protein: MASDVAAAIARAHREEWARVVAGLTRRFRDLDLAEEMAAEAFAIAVERWPSDGVPPNPGAWITTTANRKAIDRLRREARRDELHQEAFMLSDDSPAEDVGVVEDDRLRLIFTCCHPTLSMEARVALTLRIVGGLTVAEVARAFLVQETTMGQRLTRAKAKIAAARIPFRVPEREDLAARAAGVLAVLYLIFNEGYLASGEASDPLRPDLTGEAIRLTRLVRGLLPTGSAERAEATGLLALMLLTEARAEARVSADGELVRLDEQDRGAWDRALIDEGLSLVHERMDAAARDAGALGRYQLLSAINAVHASAPAPGDTDWSRIVALYGQLERIDPNPLITLNRAIAVSELASPRVGLALLERLTVPLDGHHAFHATRAELLARIDRPADAIAAFDRAIALASNTAEVAHLIRRRDGLAASTTGEPT, translated from the coding sequence ATGGCCTCGGACGTCGCCGCAGCGATCGCGCGAGCGCATCGTGAGGAGTGGGCTCGCGTCGTCGCGGGGCTCACCCGGCGCTTCCGCGACCTCGACCTCGCCGAGGAGATGGCCGCGGAGGCGTTCGCGATCGCCGTGGAGCGGTGGCCGTCCGACGGCGTGCCGCCGAACCCCGGCGCGTGGATCACCACGACGGCGAACCGCAAGGCGATCGACCGGCTCCGGCGCGAGGCGCGTCGCGACGAGCTGCACCAGGAGGCCTTCATGCTCTCCGACGACTCACCCGCGGAGGACGTCGGCGTCGTCGAGGACGACCGGCTACGGCTCATCTTCACGTGCTGCCACCCTACGCTCTCGATGGAGGCGCGCGTCGCGCTCACCCTTCGCATCGTGGGCGGGCTCACCGTCGCGGAGGTCGCCCGGGCGTTCCTCGTGCAGGAGACGACCATGGGTCAGCGGCTGACTCGGGCGAAGGCGAAGATCGCGGCGGCGCGCATCCCGTTCCGCGTTCCCGAGCGGGAGGATCTCGCCGCACGCGCGGCCGGCGTGCTCGCCGTGCTCTACCTCATCTTCAACGAGGGGTATCTGGCCTCCGGCGAGGCGTCCGATCCGCTCCGTCCCGACCTCACGGGGGAGGCGATCCGCCTCACCCGGCTCGTGCGCGGCCTGCTTCCCACCGGCTCCGCCGAGCGGGCGGAGGCGACGGGCCTTCTCGCCCTGATGCTGCTGACCGAGGCGCGAGCGGAGGCCCGGGTCTCCGCCGATGGTGAGCTCGTCCGGCTCGACGAGCAGGACCGCGGAGCCTGGGATCGCGCTCTCATCGACGAAGGTCTGTCCCTCGTTCACGAGCGGATGGATGCCGCCGCACGCGACGCCGGCGCGCTGGGGCGGTATCAGCTCCTCTCCGCGATCAATGCCGTCCACGCGTCGGCGCCGGCCCCCGGCGACACCGACTGGTCGCGCATCGTGGCGCTCTACGGGCAGCTCGAGCGGATCGATCCGAACCCGCTGATCACCCTGAACCGCGCGATCGCGGTCTCGGAGCTCGCCTCGCCGCGGGTCGGGCTCGCCCTGCTCGAACGGCTGACCGTCCCGCTCGACGGGCACCACGCCTTCCACGCGACGAGGGCAGAGCTCCTCGCGCGCATCGACCGTCCGGCCGACGCGATCGCCGCGTTCGACCGGGCGATCGCCCTGGCGAGCAACACCGCCGAGGTGGCCCACCTCATCCGCCGCCGCGACGGGCTCGCGGCATCCACGACAGGAGAACCCACATGA
- the rsmA gene encoding 16S rRNA (adenine(1518)-N(6)/adenine(1519)-N(6))-dimethyltransferase RsmA codes for MPVSLLGAAEIRALAAELDVTPTKKLGQNFVVDANTVRKIVQVARVEAGERVVEVGPGLGSLTLAILETGATVTAVEIDHRLAARLPETAAEHGVADGALTVVDADALRVRDLPGDPTVLVANLPYNVSVPVLLHFLETFPSLERGVVMVQAEVGERLAAPPGSKVYGAPSVKAAWYGPWRLAGTVSRQVFWPVPNVDSVLVAFERDAEPRGDETLRRRTFEIVDAAFQQRRKMLRQAVAPVLGGSAAAASEVLEKAGVAPTARGEQLSVDDFVRIARI; via the coding sequence ATGCCTGTCAGCCTCCTCGGTGCCGCCGAGATCCGCGCCCTCGCGGCCGAACTCGACGTCACCCCCACCAAGAAGCTGGGGCAGAACTTCGTCGTCGATGCCAACACGGTGCGCAAGATCGTGCAGGTCGCTCGGGTCGAGGCGGGCGAGCGCGTCGTCGAGGTGGGCCCGGGCCTCGGCTCGCTGACCCTCGCGATCCTCGAGACGGGCGCGACGGTCACCGCCGTCGAGATCGACCACCGCCTCGCCGCGCGCCTGCCCGAGACGGCGGCCGAGCACGGCGTCGCGGACGGCGCACTCACCGTGGTCGACGCCGACGCGCTCCGCGTGCGGGATCTGCCCGGCGACCCGACGGTGCTCGTGGCCAACCTTCCGTACAACGTCAGCGTCCCCGTGCTGCTGCACTTCCTCGAGACCTTCCCGAGCCTCGAGCGCGGTGTCGTCATGGTGCAGGCCGAAGTGGGGGAGCGCCTCGCCGCACCTCCCGGCTCGAAGGTCTACGGCGCGCCGAGCGTCAAGGCGGCCTGGTACGGCCCGTGGCGCCTGGCCGGCACGGTGTCGCGCCAGGTGTTCTGGCCGGTTCCCAACGTCGACAGCGTGCTCGTCGCGTTCGAGCGCGACGCGGAGCCGCGCGGCGACGAGACCCTGCGCCGGCGCACCTTCGAGATCGTGGATGCCGCCTTCCAGCAGCGCCGCAAGATGCTGCGGCAGGCTGTGGCGCCGGTGCTCGGCGGGTCGGCGGCCGCGGCATCCGAGGTCCTCGAGAAGGCGGGCGTCGCTCCCACCGCCCGCGGCGAGCAGCTCTCCGTCGACGACTTCGTCCGCATCGCCCGCATCTGA
- a CDS encoding YciI family protein has protein sequence MTMQQFLVIHMTDATAEAALPQDEDRRMLESWAQEGADAGTLGLGAPVAGRDRAKSVVVRGGETIVTDGPFPEFKEWFAGYDLLEAESIDEAAGYMAKHPTAVLGRVLILPVVPHPWEAQA, from the coding sequence ATGACCATGCAGCAGTTCCTCGTGATCCACATGACCGACGCGACGGCGGAGGCCGCGCTTCCCCAGGACGAGGACCGGCGGATGCTGGAGTCCTGGGCCCAGGAGGGCGCCGACGCCGGCACCCTCGGGCTCGGCGCCCCCGTCGCCGGGCGAGATCGCGCGAAGTCGGTCGTCGTCCGCGGCGGGGAGACCATCGTCACCGACGGGCCGTTCCCGGAGTTCAAGGAGTGGTTCGCCGGTTACGACCTGCTTGAGGCGGAGTCGATCGACGAGGCGGCGGGGTACATGGCGAAGCATCCCACCGCCGTGCTGGGGCGGGTTCTCATCCTCCCCGTCGTGCCGCATCCGTGGGAGGCGCAGGCCTGA